Proteins encoded within one genomic window of Arachis ipaensis cultivar K30076 chromosome B08, Araip1.1, whole genome shotgun sequence:
- the LOC107612013 gene encoding uncharacterized protein LOC107612013, giving the protein MPQLDQFTYFTQFFWFCLFLFTFYIPMCNDRDGVLWISIILKQRNQQVSNQGNKIRSNDPNCLEDILRKGFSTSGSYMYSSLFEVSQWCNAVDLKGKRRKITSISCVGEISGSRGMERNIFYLISKSSYGASSSNPGWRITCRNDIMLIHVPHDQGRIKK; this is encoded by the coding sequence ATGCCTCAACTAGATCAATTCACTTATTTCACACAATTCTTCTGGTTCTGCCTTTTCCTCTTTACTTTCTATATTCCCATGTGCAATGATAGAGATGGAGTACTTTGGATCAGCATAATTCTAAAACAACGGAACCAACAGGTTTCAAACCAGGGGAACAAAATCCGGAGCAACGACCCCAACTGTTTGGAAGATATCTTGAGAAAAGGTTTTAGCACCAGTGGATCCTATATGTACTCTAGTTTATTCGAAGTATCCCAATGGTGTAACGCCGTCGACTTAAAGGGAAAAAGGAGGAAAATAACTTCTATCTCTTGTGTCGGAGAAATAAGTGGCTCACGAGGAATGGAAAGAAACATATTCTATTTGATCTCGAAGTCCTCATATGGCGCTTCTTCTTCCAATCCTGGATGGAGGATCACTTGTAGGAATGACATAATGCTAATCCATGTTCCACACGACCAAGGAAGAATCAAAAAATAA